Proteins encoded within one genomic window of Streptomyces kaniharaensis:
- a CDS encoding MFS transporter, with protein sequence MDTQGAWRAGQLRRAAGAALIGTAIEFYDFFVYGTAAALVFGEVFFPGLGAVGALLAAFSVYAVAFLARPLGAVVFGHFGDRLGRKATLVLSLLLMGLATAAVGVLPGFAVWGWWAPVVLVVLRVCQGVGLGGEWGGAALLIAENAPAGRRGRYGAFLQLGPTIGFVLANGGFLALQLGLDERAFREWGWRVPFVASLGLVAVGLFVRLKVEESPLFRGQGRGTQRLPVVEVLRDHWRTVLVGCGVITVGYALFYLTTTYALAYATTGLGVASTLVLSMLLVGALGMAATVWVSARRSDGWGRRRTLTGATGLAMAWSLVLFPLLETVRRPLMFVALAGAMVVLGCLMGPLAAFLPELFPTRVRYTGAALTYNLGGVVGGATTPLVATRLTEAYGTAEPAGWYLAGLGAVALLCLRLLPETSGVELGAVDGGSRRAPLLGADPAA encoded by the coding sequence ATGGATACGCAGGGAGCTTGGCGGGCGGGGCAGTTGCGGAGGGCTGCGGGTGCGGCGTTGATCGGGACGGCGATCGAGTTCTATGACTTCTTTGTCTATGGGACCGCGGCGGCGTTGGTGTTCGGGGAGGTGTTCTTTCCCGGGCTAGGGGCTGTGGGGGCGCTGCTGGCGGCGTTCTCGGTGTATGCGGTGGCGTTTCTGGCGCGGCCGTTGGGGGCCGTGGTGTTCGGGCACTTCGGGGATCGGCTGGGGCGGAAGGCGACGTTGGTGCTGTCGCTGCTGTTGATGGGGTTGGCCACGGCGGCGGTGGGGGTGTTGCCGGGGTTCGCCGTGTGGGGGTGGTGGGCGCCGGTGGTGCTGGTGGTGCTGCGGGTGTGTCAGGGCGTCGGCCTGGGTGGGGAGTGGGGTGGGGCGGCGCTGCTGATCGCGGAGAACGCGCCGGCGGGGAGGAGGGGGCGGTACGGGGCGTTTCTGCAGCTGGGGCCGACGATCGGGTTCGTGTTGGCGAATGGGGGGTTCCTGGCGCTGCAACTCGGGCTGGATGAGCGGGCGTTCAGGGAGTGGGGGTGGCGGGTGCCGTTCGTCGCTTCGCTCGGGCTCGTGGCGGTGGGGTTGTTCGTGCGGTTGAAGGTGGAGGAGTCTCCGCTGTTTCGGGGGCAGGGAAGGGGGACACAGAGGCTGCCCGTGGTGGAGGTACTCCGGGATCACTGGCGCACGGTGCTGGTGGGCTGCGGCGTGATCACCGTGGGGTACGCGCTGTTCTACCTGACCACGACGTACGCGCTGGCGTACGCGACGACCGGGCTCGGGGTGGCGAGCACGCTGGTGCTGTCGATGCTGCTGGTGGGCGCGCTGGGCATGGCCGCGACGGTGTGGGTGAGTGCGCGCCGCAGCGACGGCTGGGGGCGGCGGCGGACCCTGACGGGGGCGACGGGGCTGGCGATGGCGTGGTCGCTGGTGCTGTTCCCGCTGCTGGAGACGGTGCGCCGGCCGTTGATGTTCGTGGCGCTGGCGGGGGCGATGGTGGTGCTGGGGTGTCTGATGGGGCCCTTGGCGGCGTTCCTGCCGGAGCTTTTCCCGACCCGGGTGCGCTACACGGGCGCGGCGTTGACGTACAACCTGGGCGGGGTGGTGGGCGGTGCGACGACACCGCTGGTGGCGACGCGGCTGACCGAGGCGTACGGGACGGCGGAGCCGGCGGGTTGGTACCTGGCCGGACTGGGCGCGGTGGCGCTGCTCTGCCTTCGGCTGCTGCCGGAGACGTCGGGCGTGGAGCTGGGGGCTGTGGACGGCGGAAGCCGCCGGGCGCCCCTCCTCGGGGCGGATCCGGCGGCTTAG
- a CDS encoding flavodoxin family protein: MTAIRPTVAIAYHSGYGHTAVIAEAVARGAVAGGAEVVSIAVDTITDEQWAQLDAADAVVFGSPTYMGTASGAFHVFAEASSKRWFTDAWLDKVAAGFTNSASKSGDKAGTLGFFQTLAAQHGMNWVNLGLKPGWNSTTATENDLNRLGFFNGAAASSPSDAGAEAVHKADIATAEHLGERVAKHTAVVLAGRAALAG; this comes from the coding sequence ATGACCGCCATCCGCCCGACCGTCGCCATCGCCTACCACTCCGGCTACGGCCACACCGCCGTCATCGCCGAGGCCGTCGCCCGCGGCGCCGTCGCCGGCGGTGCCGAGGTCGTCTCGATCGCCGTCGACACCATCACCGACGAGCAGTGGGCCCAGCTCGACGCCGCCGACGCCGTCGTCTTCGGCTCCCCCACCTACATGGGCACCGCCTCCGGCGCCTTCCACGTCTTCGCCGAGGCCAGCAGCAAGCGCTGGTTCACCGACGCCTGGCTGGACAAGGTCGCCGCCGGCTTCACCAACTCCGCCTCCAAGAGCGGTGACAAGGCCGGCACCCTCGGCTTCTTCCAGACCCTCGCCGCCCAGCACGGCATGAACTGGGTCAACCTCGGCCTCAAGCCCGGCTGGAACTCCACCACCGCCACCGAGAACGACCTCAACCGCCTCGGCTTCTTCAACGGCGCCGCCGCCTCCTCCCCGTCCGACGCCGGCGCCGAGGCCGTGCACAAGGCCGACATCGCCACCGCCGAGCACCTCGGCGAGCGCGTCGCCAAGCACACCGCCGTCGTCCTGGCCGGCCGCGCCGCCCTCGCCGGCTGA
- a CDS encoding response regulator transcription factor yields MGVRLVVVDDHRLLAEALATALQLRGHRVLAVGSPACVAADLVAGRRPEVCLLGVAAPAEPGAFDGLRRIRRERPEVAVIVLGPVGELRGVAGAFAAGAAGYVPSDERIEVVERAIGRARAGEAAVDVDVLREAFDQLLRPAAEPDDEAVRLLRLLTRREVQVLARIADGEDTAAIAAGMRIAASTARTHVQRVLMKLGARTRLEAAAVAARTGLLERMAGG; encoded by the coding sequence ATGGGCGTTCGACTCGTGGTGGTCGACGACCACCGGCTGCTGGCCGAGGCGCTGGCGACCGCGCTCCAGCTGCGCGGTCACCGGGTGCTCGCGGTCGGTTCGCCGGCCTGCGTCGCCGCCGATCTGGTGGCCGGGAGGCGGCCCGAGGTGTGCCTGCTCGGGGTGGCCGCGCCGGCCGAGCCGGGGGCCTTCGACGGGTTGCGCCGGATCCGCCGGGAGCGGCCCGAGGTGGCCGTGATCGTGCTCGGCCCGGTAGGTGAACTGCGTGGCGTGGCAGGCGCGTTCGCGGCCGGCGCGGCGGGGTACGTGCCCAGCGACGAGCGGATCGAGGTGGTCGAGCGGGCGATCGGGCGGGCCCGGGCGGGCGAGGCCGCGGTGGACGTGGACGTGCTGCGGGAGGCCTTCGACCAACTGCTGCGGCCGGCCGCCGAGCCGGACGACGAGGCGGTGCGGCTGCTGCGCCTGCTGACGCGCCGTGAGGTGCAGGTGCTGGCCCGGATCGCGGACGGCGAGGACACCGCGGCGATCGCGGCCGGGATGCGGATCGCCGCGAGCACCGCCCGGACGCACGTCCAGCGGGTGCTGATGAAGCTCGGTGCGCGGACCCGGCTGGAGGCGGCGGCGGTGGCCGCGAGGACCGGTCTGCTGGAGCGGATGGCCGGGGGCTGA
- a CDS encoding winged helix-turn-helix transcriptional regulator, which produces MTTQERDRPGRDQSTAGPEAIRDAARGDVAQEDAAREEACEAMRGTACEAARETVCEGADGEEALDIFAQRCPSRVMFAELVDKWSMLILMSLAACGPQRFSELQRAVGGVSRKMLTQSLRTLERDGLVRRTVYPETPPRVVYGLLPLGAELAELLAPLGRWTEQHTEQMIAARKAFDQAHTDG; this is translated from the coding sequence ATGACGACGCAGGAGCGGGACCGGCCCGGGCGGGACCAGTCGACGGCCGGGCCGGAGGCGATACGGGATGCGGCCCGGGGAGACGTGGCCCAGGAAGACGCAGCCCGGGAAGAGGCCTGCGAGGCGATGCGCGGGACGGCCTGCGAGGCGGCGCGCGAGACGGTCTGCGAGGGCGCGGACGGCGAAGAGGCGCTCGACATCTTCGCCCAGCGCTGTCCGAGCCGCGTGATGTTCGCCGAACTCGTCGACAAGTGGTCGATGCTGATCCTGATGAGCCTCGCCGCGTGCGGCCCGCAGCGCTTCTCCGAGCTCCAGCGCGCGGTCGGTGGGGTCAGCCGCAAGATGCTCACCCAGTCGCTGCGCACCCTGGAGCGGGACGGACTGGTGCGCCGCACGGTGTATCCGGAGACGCCGCCGCGGGTGGTGTACGGGCTGCTGCCACTGGGCGCGGAGCTGGCCGAGCTGCTGGCGCCCCTTGGACGTTGGACGGAGCAGCACACCGAGCAGATGATCGCGGCCCGCAAGGCGTTCGACCAGGCGCACACCGACGGCTGA